From a single Bacteroidota bacterium genomic region:
- a CDS encoding SAM-dependent chlorinase/fluorinase, which translates to MKTARLITLTTDFGIRDSYISCMIGQIRQINPSAEIIHTSNLVGRQNILEGAFTLRNTLPFYPPATIHLVVVDPDVGGDRDAIAVFHHGQFFVAPDNGILTLALDTTEPEQMVSIQNPAYLSREISPVFHGRDVFSPAAAWLSAGVPMNLLGPGRTTMTDLRWSLPVYDKNRIIGQIIHIDHFGNAISNISRSFLENWAAGQPVQVSLSGWDPLPVSRTYSDVEPGDAVALIGSGGYLEVAVFHANAAGLFDIRPGSQIVVEKVQE; encoded by the coding sequence ATGAAAACGGCCAGACTGATCACCCTTACTACCGATTTCGGAATCAGGGATTCCTATATTTCCTGCATGATTGGTCAGATCCGTCAGATCAATCCGTCTGCCGAAATCATTCATACATCCAACCTTGTCGGAAGGCAGAATATCCTCGAGGGCGCGTTTACCTTGCGCAATACCCTGCCGTTTTATCCGCCGGCCACGATTCATCTGGTGGTGGTCGATCCCGATGTGGGTGGAGACCGTGATGCCATTGCGGTTTTTCATCACGGACAGTTTTTTGTGGCTCCCGATAACGGTATTCTCACCCTTGCTCTCGATACCACCGAGCCTGAACAGATGGTTTCGATTCAGAATCCAGCCTATCTGAGCCGGGAAATCAGTCCGGTTTTTCATGGTCGCGATGTGTTTTCACCTGCCGCGGCCTGGCTTTCTGCCGGAGTTCCCATGAATCTGCTGGGACCCGGCCGAACCACCATGACCGATCTGCGCTGGAGTTTGCCGGTGTATGACAAAAACCGGATCATCGGGCAGATTATTCACATCGATCATTTCGGAAATGCCATTTCGAATATTTCACGTTCGTTTTTAGAAAACTGGGCGGCTGGTCAACCTGTGCAGGTCAGTCTCTCCGGCTGGGATCCGCTGCCGGTTTCCCGCACCTACAGCGATGTGGAACCCGGCGATGCGGTTGCCCTGATTGGTTCGGGAGGCTATCTGGAAGTGGCAGTTTTTCACGCCAATGCGGCTGGTTTATTCGATATCCGTCCCGGCTCACAGATTGTGGTTGAAAAGGTGCAGGAATGA
- a CDS encoding PAS domain S-box protein: MKLRLPISVKFATLIVGVLVIVISGLIYLVIDRQKQELITSLHADAVNSCELVMPVFFNEILENSPLPLAERVGLLLNRLPESGTTDVYGASGNLILSFRTDAASKLFLPDSVSRRLFDYRNWIDRGSVLITSDTAAYFWVISPLVTSGVRLTEKNRFAFNGVVVFSFSADSVKRAVREMTLELIYVALAFLALGTILAIGSARIMKAPVNRLILATEEYKQGHYDFRINRLPSDEIGDLILRFHEMAEAVQSAISNLESQNRRLNEMTILATEKEATIRGFLETAQDGIVHIDHEGTIRFANHRFKTLTGMGEAGENWWNLVTAEERVSLKTWLEKVGSGTVSGEEARLITLTAHDDRRLILELTANAMVRDNLLMFQLFLRDVTEQRHLQELLAQSRRMESIGRLAGGVAHDFNNLLAVIIPNTELIRLRTTDQKILEHTDQILTASQRAAAVIRQLVGFSSRRATDFITGHFHEFIRRETPSLKDILGDGIQLDVHTDAKEDGIRYDETLLHDMLVNLALFSKESMNGKGLIQIDTQTLQVRKGSVLSSMMHIRWTDSGKGIPEEQLPAVFEPFFAATRVGEGTSLGLPGVYSVIMQHHGSIDVASSPGQGTTFNILLPVQPLV; this comes from the coding sequence GTGAAACTCAGGTTACCCATATCTGTCAAATTTGCCACCCTGATTGTGGGCGTGCTTGTGATCGTCATTTCGGGTCTGATTTACCTGGTGATTGACAGGCAGAAGCAGGAACTGATCACCAGTCTGCATGCCGATGCGGTCAACTCCTGCGAACTGGTCATGCCGGTGTTTTTTAATGAAATTCTCGAAAATTCACCACTGCCGCTGGCAGAACGGGTGGGATTGCTGTTAAACCGGTTACCCGAATCGGGAACCACCGATGTCTATGGCGCCAGCGGAAACCTCATTCTGTCGTTCAGAACCGATGCGGCCTCCAAACTGTTTCTTCCCGATAGTGTGTCAAGACGGTTGTTCGATTACCGCAACTGGATTGATCGGGGCTCGGTGCTGATCACTTCTGACACGGCGGCTTATTTCTGGGTCATTTCCCCGCTGGTGACTTCCGGCGTGCGTCTTACAGAGAAAAACCGGTTTGCCTTTAACGGAGTGGTGGTTTTTTCCTTTTCAGCCGATTCGGTGAAAAGAGCAGTCAGAGAAATGACTCTGGAACTGATCTATGTTGCTTTGGCTTTTCTGGCGCTGGGTACCATTCTGGCAATCGGGTCGGCCAGAATTATGAAAGCACCGGTTAACCGGCTGATTCTGGCCACAGAGGAATACAAGCAGGGACATTATGATTTCCGGATTAATCGCCTGCCCTCCGATGAAATTGGTGACCTGATCCTACGGTTTCATGAAATGGCAGAAGCTGTCCAGTCCGCCATCAGTAATCTTGAAAGCCAGAACCGCAGGCTGAATGAGATGACCATACTGGCCACCGAAAAAGAAGCCACCATCCGCGGATTCCTCGAAACGGCTCAGGATGGCATTGTACACATCGATCACGAGGGAACCATCCGGTTTGCCAATCACCGGTTTAAAACCCTGACCGGAATGGGGGAAGCGGGAGAAAACTGGTGGAACCTGGTTACCGCCGAGGAACGGGTCAGTTTAAAAACCTGGCTCGAAAAGGTCGGTTCAGGCACGGTTTCTGGTGAAGAAGCCCGTCTGATAACCCTGACTGCCCATGATGACCGCCGGCTGATCCTCGAACTGACAGCCAATGCCATGGTTCGTGATAACCTGCTGATGTTTCAGCTTTTTCTCCGCGATGTGACCGAACAGCGGCACCTGCAGGAGTTACTGGCCCAGTCCCGGCGCATGGAAAGCATCGGCCGGCTGGCTGGTGGTGTGGCCCATGATTTTAATAACCTGCTCGCCGTGATTATCCCCAATACCGAGCTGATCCGTCTGAGAACCACCGACCAGAAAATTCTTGAACATACCGACCAGATTCTCACCGCTTCACAACGCGCCGCTGCCGTGATCAGGCAACTGGTCGGGTTCAGTTCCCGCCGGGCCACCGATTTTATCACAGGTCATTTCCATGAATTTATCCGCCGGGAAACACCTTCCCTGAAAGATATTCTGGGTGATGGCATTCAGTTGGATGTGCATACCGATGCAAAGGAAGATGGGATCCGGTATGATGAAACCCTGCTGCATGACATGCTGGTGAACCTGGCCCTGTTCTCCAAGGAGTCCATGAATGGCAAGGGCCTGATTCAGATAGATACCCAGACTCTTCAGGTCAGAAAGGGATCGGTGTTGTCATCCATGATGCACATCCGCTGGACCGATTCGGGGAAGGGAATTCCTGAAGAGCAGTTACCTGCTGTCTTTGAACCGTTTTTTGCTGCCACACGGGTGGGAGAAGGAACCTCTCTTGGTTTACCTGGCGTGTATTCGGTGATTATGCAGCATCACGGATCCATCGATGTCGCTTCATCGCCCGGTCAGGGAACCACATTCAACATCTTGTTACCCGTTCAACCCCTTGTTTAA
- a CDS encoding class I SAM-dependent methyltransferase, whose protein sequence is MDLNDPLSSSGWVPLRLPVPGRSVDFITGEDPYLSAAQISNLFTVTAWSYERIWRHQSLAILTRGRLTVREELNRLKTFAGQVSPRVVVDLGCSTGLYGRTVGQHLSGTQVWFLDYSLPMLRQAARLNGPVPRFHYIRQYAEQPAFLPESVDLVICGGSLNEFADPDLVLRQVYRMLSPGGSVFFMGIQTAESPAGRAIQTALSWSGLSFLPKDQIIRHFTSNGLSVTRYDQSGPVFLLTAHR, encoded by the coding sequence ATGGATCTGAACGATCCGCTTTCGTCTTCCGGATGGGTTCCACTCCGGCTTCCGGTTCCGGGCCGTTCGGTCGATTTTATCACAGGGGAAGACCCCTACCTGTCTGCTGCTCAGATCAGCAATCTTTTCACCGTCACCGCCTGGTCGTATGAGAGAATCTGGCGTCACCAGTCGCTGGCGATTCTGACCCGCGGGCGTCTGACGGTCCGGGAAGAACTCAACCGGCTGAAAACCTTCGCCGGGCAGGTCTCACCCCGGGTGGTGGTCGATCTGGGGTGCTCAACCGGATTGTATGGACGGACGGTGGGTCAGCACCTGTCAGGAACCCAGGTCTGGTTTCTTGACTACAGCCTTCCCATGCTCCGGCAGGCAGCAAGGTTAAACGGTCCGGTTCCCCGTTTCCACTACATCAGACAGTATGCAGAACAGCCGGCTTTTTTACCGGAATCGGTTGATCTGGTGATCTGCGGTGGATCGCTGAACGAATTTGCCGATCCCGATCTGGTTCTCCGTCAGGTTTACCGGATGCTGTCTCCTGGCGGCTCGGTCTTTTTTATGGGAATCCAGACTGCAGAATCCCCGGCAGGCAGAGCCATCCAGACCGCCCTCTCCTGGTCTGGTCTGTCCTTCCTCCCGAAGGATCAGATCATCCGCCATTTCACATCAAACGGCCTGTCCGTTACCCGGTATGACCAGTCAGGACCGGTCTTCCTGCTGACTGCACACCGGTAA
- a CDS encoding NTP transferase domain-containing protein, with amino-acid sequence MNYAVIMAGGSGTRFWPVSRNQSPKQFLPIANPKPMIVATVDRLAPLFSPDRIFVVGNEGHRELLSRQLNGIPPNQILLEPFGRNTAAAIGLAAIHLSTHDPDSVMVVLPSDHLIGKASEFIGLLDQAIRLAKAEPHALLTIGLKPTRPETGYGYLQLDEDIRIDGFPSAYHVKTFAEKPNYETAVRFFEAGDFTWNSGMFIWRTQAILEAFQRYMPDLYEELMILKSAIRTPDYQDALLGAYSRMPNTSIDYGVMEKADLVLALRADIGWSDVGSWDEVAGLTPIGEDGNAGSSDRIAWQSTGNLVQASKLVALVGVDDLIVIESDDAILICKKGESQKVKNVVDQLKLRNKTSYL; translated from the coding sequence ATGAACTATGCTGTCATCATGGCCGGCGGAAGCGGAACCCGTTTCTGGCCGGTTTCCAGAAACCAGTCCCCGAAACAATTTCTGCCCATCGCCAATCCGAAACCCATGATTGTCGCCACCGTTGACCGGCTGGCCCCACTGTTTTCACCAGACAGGATTTTCGTTGTAGGGAATGAAGGACACCGTGAACTGCTGAGCCGTCAGCTGAACGGCATTCCGCCGAATCAGATTCTGCTGGAACCATTTGGCCGGAACACAGCCGCTGCCATCGGTCTTGCCGCCATTCATCTGAGCACGCATGACCCCGATTCAGTCATGGTGGTGCTCCCGAGTGATCACCTCATCGGAAAGGCAAGTGAATTTATCGGGCTGCTCGATCAGGCCATCCGGCTGGCGAAAGCAGAACCCCATGCTCTGCTGACCATCGGTCTGAAACCCACCAGACCCGAAACGGGCTATGGATACCTTCAACTGGATGAAGACATCCGGATTGACGGATTTCCCTCTGCCTATCATGTAAAAACCTTCGCCGAAAAACCCAATTATGAAACCGCTGTCCGGTTTTTCGAAGCAGGGGATTTTACCTGGAATTCCGGAATGTTCATCTGGCGGACACAGGCCATCCTGGAGGCTTTCCAGCGCTACATGCCGGATTTGTATGAAGAACTGATGATTCTTAAATCTGCTATCAGGACTCCCGACTATCAGGATGCGCTCCTGGGAGCCTACTCACGGATGCCCAACACATCCATCGATTATGGGGTAATGGAAAAGGCCGATCTGGTTCTGGCCCTCCGCGCAGATATTGGGTGGTCCGATGTCGGCAGCTGGGATGAAGTGGCCGGTCTGACTCCCATCGGGGAGGATGGAAATGCCGGTTCTTCCGACCGGATTGCCTGGCAGTCAACGGGAAACCTGGTTCAGGCTTCTAAACTGGTTGCTCTGGTTGGAGTGGATGACCTTATTGTGATTGAATCGGATGATGCAATTCTTATATGTAAAAAGGGTGAAAGCCAGAAAGTAAAGAACGTGGTGGATCAGCTGAAGTTACGGAACAAGACCAGCTATCTCTGA
- a CDS encoding septal ring lytic transglycosylase RlpA family protein: MRSVSSFSLVICAITLGLLTGCGSTARFTSEKRPTRKPEATTPVPAKKEEAVLTGVASYYGAKFHGRKTANGETFDMYGLSAAHRLLPFGTRLKVTNLANGKSVVVKVNDRGPFVDDRILDLSYGAARELDMLGTGLANVQIEIIR; the protein is encoded by the coding sequence ATGCGATCTGTCTCAAGCTTTTCCCTGGTTATTTGCGCAATCACACTCGGTCTCCTGACGGGGTGCGGCAGCACAGCCCGGTTTACATCCGAGAAAAGACCAACCCGGAAACCGGAGGCCACTACCCCGGTTCCTGCAAAGAAAGAGGAAGCGGTTCTGACCGGAGTTGCCAGTTATTACGGTGCAAAATTTCATGGCCGGAAAACCGCAAACGGCGAAACCTTCGACATGTATGGTTTGTCGGCTGCTCACCGGCTGCTTCCATTTGGCACCAGACTGAAGGTAACCAATCTGGCAAACGGAAAATCAGTGGTGGTCAAAGTGAACGACCGGGGTCCTTTTGTCGATGACCGGATCCTCGATCTCAGTTATGGGGCTGCCCGTGAACTCGATATGCTGGGTACCGGACTGGCCAATGTTCAGATAGAAATTATCCGCTGA
- a CDS encoding glycerate kinase, whose translation MKLSPEQHILVAPTAFKDSLTARGAAEFIQAYLFNRGFRNLTMFPASDGGNGFLDTLSLCQPGHFITVQIPRLGTRFYNPEKVWISQDGKSAALESAILIGLEQIPAAQRNPMMYNSRPLGVAIQALMKLYPALTEIYVGVGGTATIDGGIGILEGLGFRFLSATGAPLTANPSDWPDIRRIEKPTAKFPLIHFIYDAVIPQEGSDSFINLYGDQKGLKATDVATLKSVFSTWRTQWNIPRELSGAGGGLMLLPSVFLPCKFEHGTVWFSKTPRFAEAIAHADVVLTGEGKIDFQTFQGKWLTNFLDFRKQVVVLAGQVDGGLKFPPNWTVLALTDLEPDVAKSIKLTKVLLRSYLEQLVG comes from the coding sequence ATGAAACTGAGTCCCGAACAACACATTCTGGTCGCTCCGACCGCATTTAAAGACAGCCTCACTGCACGCGGTGCTGCCGAATTTATTCAGGCGTACCTGTTCAACCGCGGATTCCGCAATCTGACCATGTTTCCGGCTTCGGATGGTGGCAACGGATTTCTCGATACATTGTCTCTCTGCCAGCCCGGCCATTTTATCACGGTTCAGATTCCACGGTTAGGGACCCGGTTTTACAATCCCGAAAAGGTCTGGATCAGTCAGGATGGAAAGTCCGCCGCCCTGGAATCGGCCATTCTGATTGGGCTGGAACAGATTCCGGCTGCGCAGCGGAATCCCATGATGTATAACAGCCGCCCGTTGGGAGTGGCCATTCAGGCGCTGATGAAACTGTATCCTGCCCTGACGGAAATCTACGTGGGAGTGGGAGGAACCGCCACCATCGATGGAGGTATCGGGATTCTCGAAGGACTGGGTTTCCGGTTTCTCTCTGCAACGGGTGCACCGCTGACGGCCAATCCATCCGATTGGCCCGACATCCGCCGGATCGAAAAGCCCACCGCGAAATTCCCCCTGATTCATTTTATCTATGATGCGGTCATTCCCCAGGAAGGATCCGATAGTTTTATTAACCTGTATGGTGACCAGAAAGGCCTGAAGGCAACCGATGTGGCCACTCTGAAATCGGTTTTCTCCACCTGGCGGACTCAGTGGAACATTCCCCGGGAACTGAGCGGGGCCGGTGGCGGACTTATGCTGCTTCCCTCGGTTTTTCTTCCGTGTAAATTTGAACATGGAACGGTGTGGTTTTCGAAAACCCCCCGGTTTGCCGAAGCCATTGCACATGCAGACGTGGTCCTGACGGGCGAGGGAAAAATCGATTTTCAGACCTTTCAGGGAAAATGGCTGACCAATTTCCTCGATTTCCGCAAACAGGTGGTGGTTCTGGCCGGTCAGGTCGATGGCGGATTGAAATTTCCTCCAAACTGGACGGTTCTGGCACTTACCGATCTGGAGCCCGATGTGGCTAAATCCATCAAACTGACAAAAGTGTTACTCCGGTCCTATCTGGAGCAATTGGTCGGATGA
- a CDS encoding HAD family hydrolase, whose amino-acid sequence MKFRVISLDLWNTIIDSSNTEARRAHRISGLTRLLSPHVPDMSKEKSEQLIKEQVHWFDLIWKNEHRTPVTADLTDRILDRVGLTGNQELRRSVTDLFEEGILVAPPALTPGLADVLPVLASDYRIGIISDTHFSPGRVVLSLLERYEIRQYISFLSFSDENGVSKPHPAMYHKIADSARIPVTDLLHIGDMERTDITGARAIGAGSILYAGANLADLKSNSADAVATHWNQVPDLIHSIENRRLTGRI is encoded by the coding sequence ATGAAATTCAGGGTCATCTCACTCGATTTGTGGAATACCATCATCGACTCCTCCAACACCGAGGCACGCCGGGCACATCGCATTTCGGGGCTTACCCGTCTGCTGTCTCCGCATGTACCCGATATGTCCAAAGAAAAATCTGAACAACTGATCAAAGAACAGGTTCACTGGTTCGATCTGATCTGGAAAAATGAACACAGAACCCCGGTTACAGCCGACCTGACCGACCGGATTCTCGATCGGGTGGGGCTGACAGGCAATCAGGAACTGCGCCGCTCGGTGACCGACCTGTTCGAGGAAGGCATTCTGGTGGCCCCTCCGGCCCTGACTCCCGGCCTGGCCGATGTGTTGCCGGTACTGGCTTCGGACTACCGGATCGGAATCATATCGGACACCCATTTTTCCCCTGGAAGGGTGGTCTTATCACTTCTCGAACGCTATGAAATCAGACAGTACATTTCGTTTCTCTCCTTCTCCGATGAAAATGGTGTGTCGAAACCACACCCGGCCATGTACCACAAAATTGCCGATTCGGCCCGAATTCCGGTTACTGACCTTCTGCACATCGGCGATATGGAACGGACCGATATCACCGGGGCTCGAGCCATTGGTGCCGGGTCCATTCTGTATGCAGGTGCCAACCTTGCCGATCTGAAATCCAACAGCGCCGATGCGGTGGCGACCCACTGGAATCAGGTTCCCGATCTGATTCATTCCATCGAAAACCGCCGGTTAACCGGCCGGATCTGA
- a CDS encoding extracellular solute-binding protein has protein sequence MTLLYPLLLMLLMNGFPEWNARSLADRQKIVVSGWATSEEEQKELQARISQFNASQDQILATYEPIPLTDYYNESIISGFRSGLSADIFYVRDADLPLFISHGGVLNLNRFLERGTPGKSDFHQPALDAFRLPGNQYFAIPKDFNYIGLVVNETWREACGLSAGGPATLDDLAIWFEKMSSSGFKQNTHVGALVFRGHDFEVFPLVVSLYGNRPLQPFEPSEVIGPSLTYFSWWAVNKWMLPEYNVRESTNYFARQQAGSVIEGIWFFPYLTQNFPDLRFRIYPFPAAEAGQPPVLILTTVGWGIWSGTKHPEAAWKVLTFLVSDFSYDRWLKESVAYPPMTSQINQIIRGKESRSGARELLTVPARRVPLSTWSSADINVLSKEVRTMLLFRKYPGDSRETVEHLLNRGAR, from the coding sequence ATGACCTTACTGTATCCGCTGCTTCTGATGCTTTTAATGAACGGGTTTCCCGAGTGGAACGCCCGTTCGCTTGCGGATCGGCAGAAAATCGTGGTATCAGGCTGGGCCACATCCGAGGAAGAACAGAAGGAATTACAAGCCCGGATCAGTCAGTTCAATGCATCACAGGATCAGATCCTGGCAACTTATGAACCCATCCCGCTGACCGATTATTACAATGAAAGCATCATTTCAGGATTCAGGTCGGGGTTGTCTGCCGATATTTTTTATGTGCGTGATGCCGATCTGCCGTTGTTTATCAGTCATGGCGGGGTTCTGAACCTGAACCGGTTTCTCGAACGCGGAACGCCGGGGAAATCCGATTTTCATCAACCGGCCCTTGATGCGTTCCGTCTTCCCGGAAACCAGTATTTTGCCATTCCCAAAGACTTTAATTACATCGGCCTTGTGGTGAACGAAACCTGGCGTGAGGCCTGCGGACTGTCAGCCGGCGGGCCTGCCACGCTGGATGACCTGGCCATCTGGTTCGAAAAAATGTCATCATCCGGTTTTAAACAAAACACACACGTCGGGGCCCTGGTGTTTCGCGGTCATGATTTTGAAGTCTTTCCGCTTGTGGTTTCCCTGTATGGGAACCGCCCGCTTCAGCCATTCGAACCTTCCGAGGTAATCGGACCTTCGCTCACTTACTTTTCCTGGTGGGCTGTGAATAAATGGATGCTGCCAGAATATAACGTGAGAGAATCGACCAACTATTTCGCTCGGCAGCAGGCGGGAAGTGTGATTGAGGGAATCTGGTTCTTCCCGTACCTCACACAGAATTTTCCCGACCTTCGTTTCCGGATCTATCCATTCCCGGCCGCTGAAGCCGGTCAGCCTCCGGTTCTGATTCTGACGACGGTCGGCTGGGGAATCTGGTCAGGGACCAAACACCCGGAAGCCGCCTGGAAAGTCCTCACATTTCTGGTTTCCGATTTCTCCTACGACCGCTGGCTGAAGGAAAGTGTGGCTTACCCACCCATGACCAGTCAGATTAACCAGATCATCAGAGGAAAGGAAAGCCGGTCAGGCGCCCGTGAATTGCTGACGGTTCCGGCCAGACGGGTACCCCTTTCAACCTGGTCTTCCGCAGACATCAATGTGCTGTCTAAGGAAGTCCGGACCATGCTGCTGTTCCGTAAATACCCGGGTGATTCCCGCGAAACGGTTGAACATTTGCTTAACAGAGGAGCCCGGTGA
- the udk gene encoding uridine kinase, with product MKPLIIGIAGGTASGKSTFTRKIADHIGPEKLVVINHDSYYRDLSFYGDRPITDINFDHPDALETAMMIDHIKQLKKMQSIEMPVYDFSTHRRLKEVRKVNPTDVIIVDGILIFCEKKLRDLFNIRIFVDTDDDERLLRRLKRDITDRGRSVESVFHQYITFVKPMHLEFVEPSKRWADVIVPRGGENEIALNMILSQIKLLNHT from the coding sequence ATGAAACCCCTTATTATCGGAATCGCCGGGGGCACTGCCTCGGGAAAATCGACGTTTACCAGAAAAATTGCCGATCACATCGGACCTGAAAAACTGGTGGTGATCAACCATGACTCCTATTACCGCGATCTGTCCTTTTACGGCGACCGCCCCATCACCGATATCAATTTCGACCATCCCGATGCACTCGAAACGGCCATGATGATCGACCACATCAAACAGTTAAAAAAGATGCAGTCCATCGAAATGCCGGTGTATGATTTTTCCACGCATCGACGGCTGAAGGAAGTCAGAAAAGTGAATCCGACCGATGTGATCATTGTGGATGGCATTCTGATCTTTTGTGAAAAGAAACTGCGCGATCTGTTTAACATCCGCATCTTTGTCGATACCGATGACGATGAACGGCTGCTCCGCCGTCTGAAACGTGATATCACCGACCGCGGTCGGTCAGTTGAAAGTGTCTTTCATCAGTACATCACCTTCGTCAAACCCATGCACCTCGAATTTGTGGAACCTTCGAAACGCTGGGCCGATGTGATTGTTCCCCGGGGAGGCGAAAACGAAATTGCTCTGAACATGATTCTTTCACAGATCAAACTATTGAACCATACCTGA
- a CDS encoding antibiotic biosynthesis monooxygenase → MIYRLVTMRFSEDRWDEFLHTYQHVQPVILTFPGCRDVKLLRDEQDPAVFSTLSVWDTEDHLTHYRMSAFFRETWSTIRPWMSGKPVAVSYREITWI, encoded by the coding sequence ATGATTTACCGGCTGGTTACCATGCGGTTTTCTGAAGACCGCTGGGATGAATTTCTGCACACCTATCAGCATGTTCAACCGGTGATTCTGACGTTTCCGGGTTGCAGGGATGTGAAGTTACTGAGAGATGAACAGGATCCTGCCGTGTTTTCCACCTTGTCGGTGTGGGACACTGAAGACCACCTGACTCATTACCGGATGTCGGCTTTTTTCAGAGAAACCTGGTCAACCATCCGCCCCTGGATGTCAGGTAAACCAGTGGCTGTTTCGTACCGGGAAATCACATGGATCTGA